A window of the Planctomycetaceae bacterium genome harbors these coding sequences:
- a CDS encoding arsenate reductase ArsC: MKKLKILFLCTGNSCRSQMAEGWTRHLKGEVIEPYSAGIETHGLNPNAVKVMAEVGVDISAHHSKHVDELKDIDFDYVITVCDNAHESCPMFARKTKILHVGFDDPPRLAKTAKTEQQALDIYRRVRDEIKQFVERLPDNLE, from the coding sequence ATGAAAAAGCTGAAAATACTTTTTCTTTGCACGGGCAACTCCTGTCGCAGCCAGATGGCCGAGGGATGGACACGGCATTTGAAGGGCGAGGTTATTGAGCCGTATTCAGCCGGTATTGAAACCCACGGCTTGAATCCAAACGCTGTTAAGGTTATGGCCGAGGTCGGTGTGGATATTTCAGCTCATCATTCAAAGCACGTCGATGAGTTAAAGGATATTGATTTTGATTATGTGATTACGGTTTGCGATAACGCACACGAAAGCTGCCCGATGTTTGCGCGTAAGACTAAAATTTTGCACGTTGGTTTCGATGACCCGCCAAGACTCGCAAAGACCGCCAAAACAGAGCAGCAGGCTTTGGATATTTATAGACGTGTTCGTGACGAAATAAAGCAGTTTGTTGAAAGATTGCCGGACAATTTGGAATAA
- the arsM gene encoding arsenite methyltransferase, whose protein sequence is MTGDSNEKIRETVRKGYGEIAKGNSGCCGSSKSSQQLAEGIGYTKDELAILPDGANMGLSCGNPTAVANLKAGQVVLDLGSGGGFDVFIAAKKVGAQGKSIGVDMTPDMLSKARTGISKFSEKIGLNNVEFRLGEIEHLPVADSSVDIIISNCVINLSPAKQQVWNEIARVLKPGGKACVSDLALKEHLPKEVLESASALVGCVAGAVLIDDTIKMAQNAGLTNITTEEKKYNFDVLEDCSDPLYKEVKKIMPEGKKIGDYIVSINVVAEKPSEAISDKHKELVAIGASVTAHCQPCLVYHLDKAKQTGAADREIKMAISIGKAVQKGSNAAMDEFIDQQGQSVKSHESICRQETKKECKSSCCKG, encoded by the coding sequence ATGACTGGTGATTCAAATGAAAAAATAAGAGAAACGGTTCGAAAAGGTTATGGCGAAATTGCCAAAGGAAATTCAGGCTGCTGCGGCAGTTCAAAATCTTCCCAACAGCTTGCAGAAGGAATAGGATATACAAAAGACGAGCTTGCGATTCTGCCCGACGGTGCAAATATGGGTCTTTCGTGCGGCAATCCTACTGCTGTCGCAAATCTCAAAGCAGGGCAGGTAGTCCTCGATTTAGGCAGCGGCGGCGGTTTTGATGTTTTCATCGCAGCTAAAAAAGTCGGAGCACAGGGGAAATCAATCGGCGTTGATATGACGCCGGATATGTTAAGCAAAGCAAGAACGGGCATTTCAAAGTTCAGTGAAAAAATAGGTCTTAACAATGTGGAATTCAGACTTGGCGAAATTGAGCATCTGCCCGTTGCAGACAGCAGTGTTGATATTATTATTTCTAATTGTGTGATAAATCTTTCGCCCGCAAAGCAGCAGGTCTGGAATGAAATTGCCAGAGTTTTAAAACCCGGCGGTAAAGCATGTGTTTCTGATTTGGCTTTAAAAGAACATTTGCCAAAAGAGGTTTTGGAATCAGCCTCGGCGTTAGTCGGCTGTGTCGCAGGTGCGGTACTTATTGATGATACAATTAAAATGGCTCAAAATGCCGGTCTTACAAATATTACAACGGAAGAAAAAAAATATAATTTTGATGTTCTGGAAGATTGCAGCGACCCGCTATATAAAGAAGTTAAAAAAATAATGCCGGAAGGTAAAAAAATCGGTGATTACATCGTGAGTATTAATGTGGTTGCTGAAAAACCTTCAGAGGCAATTTCTGACAAGCACAAAGAATTGGTTGCTATCGGCGCATCGGTAACGGCGCATTGCCAGCCGTGTTTGGTTTATCATCTTGATAAGGCTAAGCAGACCGGCGCTGCGGACAGAGAAATCAAAATGGCGATTTCCATTGGCAAAGCCGTCCAAAAAGGCTCTAATGCTGCAATGGATGAGTTTATTGACCAGCAGGGACAATCCGTAAAATCGCACGAATCCATTTGTCGGCAGGAAACTAAAAAAGAATGTAAATCTTCTTGTTGTAAAGGATAA
- a CDS encoding YcxB family protein, protein MKYSVSSRDQYKAYLLHIKPRKVYAVLGMVFMLIALFVIYLELSRKGFGKTSLSMIVAAIYVLFSIYIWPMYSMNKLGKQTKLKGGEIDLFLDKDFFTRSTEMSNAKMLYKDIFKLKKNKNYLLIYINDGLYIILPKRNSELQDAAKQIEENFTKNS, encoded by the coding sequence ATGAAATACAGTGTGTCAAGTAGAGACCAGTATAAAGCATATCTTTTACATATCAAACCGAGAAAGGTTTACGCTGTTTTGGGAATGGTTTTTATGCTGATAGCATTATTTGTGATTTATTTAGAGTTATCACGAAAAGGTTTCGGAAAGACGTCATTGTCTATGATTGTTGCTGCGATTTATGTTTTGTTTTCTATTTATATTTGGCCAATGTATTCGATGAATAAGTTGGGAAAACAAACAAAGTTAAAGGGTGGTGAAATAGACCTGTTTTTGGATAAGGATTTTTTTACAAGATCCACAGAGATGTCTAATGCTAAGATGCTTTATAAAGATATTTTTAAGTTGAAGAAAAATAAAAACTATCTTTTGATATATATCAATGATGGTCTTTATATAATATTACCCAAGCGGAACAGTGAATTGCAGGATGCCGCAAAACAGATTGAAGAAAATTTTACAAAAAATTCATAA
- the amrB gene encoding AmmeMemoRadiSam system protein B: protein MTARKPIVADQFYPGSEEECRAELEYYTENRPITGKLPDKIVAGIVPHAGWVFSGDLAGMVFKAIQKVNQTVDTFVIFGATHSHISSTAAVYDKGSWLTPMGKIKIDEEFAAEILKNSKTAKSNPDAHNYEHSIEVQIPFIQYLFPNAKIIPIMTSPAEYAIALGTEIGEFIKNAGGKKIVCIGSTDLTHYGPKYGFNPKGNGAKGIDWAKNVNDRNFIDLAIEMNAEKLLNESMENQNACGPGATAATINAAKALGKTKGILLAHTHSNEVMERKYHQTSEESVGYAAIIF, encoded by the coding sequence ATGACAGCCAGAAAACCCATAGTTGCCGACCAGTTTTATCCCGGCAGCGAAGAAGAATGTCGAGCCGAACTGGAATATTACACAGAAAACAGGCCGATTACAGGCAAGCTGCCAGACAAAATCGTCGCGGGCATCGTTCCGCACGCAGGCTGGGTCTTCAGCGGAGACCTTGCGGGGATGGTTTTTAAGGCAATTCAGAAAGTCAATCAAACCGTCGATACGTTTGTCATCTTCGGCGCGACACACAGCCATATCAGCTCGACCGCGGCAGTCTATGACAAAGGCAGTTGGCTGACGCCGATGGGGAAAATTAAAATCGATGAAGAATTCGCGGCCGAGATTCTGAAAAACAGCAAAACCGCAAAATCAAATCCCGATGCGCACAATTATGAGCACAGTATCGAAGTGCAGATTCCCTTTATCCAATACCTTTTCCCAAATGCGAAAATTATTCCGATTATGACATCGCCCGCCGAATACGCGATTGCACTCGGCACAGAAATCGGCGAATTTATCAAAAACGCCGGCGGTAAAAAAATCGTTTGTATCGGCTCGACCGATTTGACGCATTACGGGCCGAAGTACGGTTTTAATCCCAAAGGCAACGGAGCTAAAGGAATCGACTGGGCGAAAAATGTAAATGACCGAAACTTCATCGACCTTGCGATTGAAATGAACGCAGAGAAACTGCTCAACGAATCAATGGAAAACCAAAACGCCTGCGGGCCGGGAGCAACGGCTGCGACAATTAACGCGGCAAAAGCACTCGGCAAAACAAAAGGCATACTGCTTGCGCATACGCACAGCAATGAGGTAATGGAAAGAAAATACCACCAAACCAGTGAAGAGAGCGTCGGTTATGCCGCGATTATTTTTTAG
- a CDS encoding permease, translated as MKSKFFKWLLLPILGIVLWWLVYSNLAAFAKWFTYSLLKMEQGHLASAVEFFVFEAPKVLMLLVIVVFGVGIVRSFFTPEKTRAILSSHSEFIGNILAALLGIVTPFCTCSAVPLFVGFVTAGVPLGVTFSFLISAPMINEIALVLLFGMFGWKVAALYVGVGLTIAIIAGWILGRLHMEKHIEKWVFETQVGENSADTAMTWQDRINYGLHAVRDIVSKVWIYVILGIAVGAGIHGYVPQDFMASFMGKGAWWSVPLAVLFGVPMYSNAAGIIPIVKALLEKGAALGTVLAFMMAVIGLSLPEAIILRNILKPKLVITFFAIVAFGIMIVGYIFNLVF; from the coding sequence ATGAAGTCTAAATTTTTCAAATGGCTGTTGTTGCCAATCCTCGGAATTGTTCTTTGGTGGCTTGTTTATTCGAACCTCGCAGCCTTTGCGAAGTGGTTTACATATTCACTGCTGAAAATGGAGCAGGGGCATCTCGCTTCGGCGGTTGAATTTTTCGTATTCGAAGCGCCAAAGGTATTGATGCTGCTTGTGATAGTTGTGTTTGGCGTCGGCATTGTCCGTTCTTTTTTCACGCCTGAAAAAACGCGGGCTATTTTAAGTTCTCACAGTGAATTTATTGGAAACATTCTCGCCGCATTGCTCGGCATTGTTACGCCGTTTTGCACATGTTCTGCGGTTCCTTTGTTTGTTGGTTTTGTTACCGCCGGCGTTCCGCTTGGCGTTACATTTTCATTTTTGATTTCAGCGCCGATGATAAATGAGATTGCACTGGTTTTGCTTTTCGGTATGTTCGGCTGGAAAGTCGCGGCGTTGTATGTGGGAGTTGGGCTGACTATTGCGATTATCGCCGGCTGGATTCTCGGCAGATTGCACATGGAAAAACACATTGAAAAATGGGTATTTGAAACTCAAGTTGGCGAAAATTCCGCTGACACGGCAATGACATGGCAGGACAGGATTAATTATGGATTGCACGCGGTGCGCGACATTGTTTCAAAAGTATGGATTTACGTAATTTTAGGTATCGCTGTTGGCGCAGGCATTCACGGCTATGTTCCGCAGGATTTTATGGCATCGTTTATGGGCAAAGGCGCGTGGTGGTCTGTGCCGCTTGCGGTGTTGTTTGGTGTGCCGATGTATTCGAACGCGGCCGGTATTATTCCGATTGTAAAAGCGCTTTTGGAAAAAGGCGCAGCGTTGGGAACGGTGCTTGCGTTTATGATGGCGGTGATTGGTCTTTCATTGCCCGAAGCGATTATTTTACGAAATATTTTAAAACCGAAACTTGTAATTACATTCTTCGCCATCGTTGCGTTTGGAATTATGATTGTTGGTTATATTTTCAATTTAGTTTTTTAG
- a CDS encoding Na/Pi cotransporter family protein: MDGKLIAEMICTIVGGLGIFLFGMMSISEGMQAVAGEKLRKLIHAVTNNRFVACGVGAVVTSIIQSSSITTVIAVGMVSAGIMTLTQAIGVIFGANIGTTITAWILVIDIGKYGLPMLGVFAIIYLFSKKEGLRYTAMAIMGLGMVFFGLELMKNGFAPLKEFPGFTAWFSRFSPDSYFGVIKCILVGTTVTAVIQSSSATVGITMGLAFNGIIDYPTAAALVMGQNVGTTITAFLASIGTTPNARRAAWAHILFNIIGVLWMIPFFFLYIKGIEAFVGWQSGIDVTTAVVKNGVTTYPDTMEAIAITHTFFNIFNTIVFMPFVQPLANLLNRIIPEKVKPSRPKLTALDARLFEAPALGIEQSQQEVIRMGKMIADTMKVLKEIITTGGGTKEKQEYIFQNEREMDVIQKEVVEFVGHIMTGIIPRDVAARARWQIRIADEYESISDYITNILKFNLKLKDEEQHITEEGQKAILDLHNNVDDYITFINDAVVNSNGEILTEADGKGKFITSLMKKYRAEHIERVESGLATPVKSLIFTDMLNAYRRIKDHGLNIAEVLAGEK; the protein is encoded by the coding sequence ATGGACGGTAAACTTATAGCAGAAATGATTTGTACCATCGTCGGCGGGCTTGGCATATTTCTTTTCGGGATGATGAGCATATCCGAAGGCATGCAGGCGGTAGCCGGCGAAAAATTACGCAAACTTATTCACGCTGTAACAAATAACCGTTTTGTCGCATGTGGAGTCGGCGCTGTCGTTACGTCAATAATCCAATCAAGCTCCATCACAACCGTAATCGCTGTCGGTATGGTCAGCGCAGGCATAATGACGCTGACGCAGGCAATCGGCGTAATTTTCGGTGCAAATATTGGAACAACTATCACGGCGTGGATTCTTGTTATAGATATCGGCAAATACGGCCTGCCGATGCTCGGCGTTTTCGCGATTATTTATCTGTTCTCTAAAAAAGAAGGTCTCCGATATACCGCGATGGCGATTATGGGTCTTGGCATGGTGTTCTTCGGACTGGAACTGATGAAAAATGGTTTCGCTCCTTTGAAGGAATTTCCGGGATTCACGGCATGGTTTTCAAGATTTTCGCCGGATTCATATTTCGGTGTAATCAAATGCATACTTGTGGGAACTACTGTAACGGCCGTCATTCAGTCATCCTCGGCAACGGTAGGCATCACAATGGGTCTGGCCTTTAACGGCATTATCGACTACCCTACCGCAGCAGCACTGGTAATGGGGCAAAATGTAGGCACGACAATAACAGCATTTCTGGCATCCATAGGAACAACTCCAAACGCAAGAAGAGCAGCTTGGGCACATATACTTTTTAACATAATCGGTGTCCTGTGGATGATTCCATTTTTCTTCCTGTACATCAAAGGCATTGAAGCATTTGTAGGCTGGCAAAGCGGAATAGATGTAACCACAGCGGTTGTAAAGAATGGCGTAACAACCTATCCGGACACAATGGAAGCAATCGCTATAACACATACATTTTTTAATATATTCAACACAATCGTCTTCATGCCTTTTGTGCAGCCGCTGGCTAATCTGCTAAACCGTATAATTCCAGAAAAAGTAAAACCCTCAAGACCCAAATTAACGGCTTTGGACGCAAGACTATTCGAGGCACCTGCCCTGGGGATTGAACAATCGCAGCAGGAAGTAATCAGAATGGGCAAAATGATCGCAGATACGATGAAGGTCCTAAAAGAAATAATTACCACAGGAGGCGGCACAAAAGAAAAACAGGAATATATCTTCCAAAACGAAAGAGAAATGGATGTAATACAAAAAGAAGTTGTCGAATTCGTCGGGCATATAATGACAGGCATCATTCCGCGAGATGTCGCGGCACGTGCAAGATGGCAGATAAGAATCGCAGATGAATACGAATCGATAAGCGATTACATTACCAATATCCTTAAATTCAACCTGAAACTCAAGGACGAAGAACAGCATATAACCGAAGAAGGCCAAAAAGCCATTCTCGACCTGCACAACAATGTTGATGATTACATTACATTTATTAACGATGCGGTAGTTAATTCAAATGGCGAAATCCTGACAGAGGCCGACGGCAAAGGAAAATTCATCACCAGTCTTATGAAAAAATACCGCGCCGAACACATCGAACGTGTCGAAAGCGGACTGGCTACGCCTGTCAAGAGTCTTATCTTTACCGATATGCTCAACGCATACAGGCGAATCAAAGACCACGGTTTGAATATCGCCGAAGTTTTGGCAGGCGAGAAATAG
- a CDS encoding peptidylprolyl isomerase, whose amino-acid sequence MVQSKAVKVRISTSKGDIVVELNQEKAPVTCENFLKYVNANFYDGTIFHRVIKGFMIQCGGMTADMRPKQTNPSIVNESKNGLKNLRGTLAMARTSDPDSATSQFFINHADNDFLDYGVRDAGYAVFGKVVEGMDVVDAIATVKTKPGDVPVETVIINSMKVE is encoded by the coding sequence ATGGTACAAAGCAAAGCAGTAAAAGTAAGAATTTCTACCAGTAAGGGCGATATTGTCGTTGAACTTAATCAGGAAAAAGCTCCTGTTACGTGCGAAAATTTCCTCAAATATGTAAACGCCAATTTTTATGACGGCACAATTTTCCATCGTGTTATAAAGGGCTTTATGATTCAGTGTGGCGGAATGACAGCCGATATGCGGCCAAAGCAGACGAATCCTTCGATTGTCAACGAATCGAAAAACGGCCTGAAAAACCTGCGCGGCACACTCGCTATGGCCAGAACATCAGACCCAGACAGTGCAACATCGCAATTCTTCATCAATCACGCAGATAACGATTTCCTCGATTATGGCGTTCGTGACGCGGGCTATGCCGTTTTCGGCAAAGTCGTTGAGGGTATGGATGTTGTTGATGCAATCGCAACAGTAAAAACCAAACCAGGCGATGTTCCTGTCGAAACAGTTATAATCAACTCAATGAAAGTTGAGTAA
- a CDS encoding DMT family transporter: protein MTSTNRKFYIAGTIFTLLSLFSGVPGPLIIKYIAPYMDFWTQNFLRYVAAVLTMLPFVLFSSERHIYSKNLWRKALIIAIINIFMQCCWGSAFYYINPAFVTLLSKSSVLWTVSIAMIFFIDERPLLKSPAFWASFIIVIIGIIGVTFFKQDFSTKASAIGIVLTLGFAISWAVYTIAIKVLLKNEDSTASFAVVSVYTAIGLGILAFWFGKPSQCTGFSPFIWFLLILSSLTSITTSHITFYASIKRIGSTIPTLVVLAQPFLVLLVSGPLFGERLIAPQWFFGILLIVGAALAIRSQGSLKNDS from the coding sequence ATGACAAGCACAAACAGAAAGTTTTATATCGCCGGCACGATTTTTACGCTCCTTTCGCTTTTCAGCGGCGTGCCGGGTCCGTTGATTATTAAGTACATTGCGCCGTATATGGATTTTTGGACGCAGAATTTCCTGCGCTATGTCGCGGCTGTTTTGACTATGCTGCCGTTTGTGTTGTTTTCTTCAGAAAGACATATCTATTCAAAAAACCTTTGGCGAAAGGCATTGATAATTGCCATTATAAATATTTTTATGCAGTGCTGCTGGGGTTCGGCGTTTTATTATATCAATCCTGCGTTTGTTACGCTTCTGTCGAAATCGTCTGTGCTTTGGACTGTAAGTATAGCTATGATATTTTTTATTGACGAACGGCCGTTGCTGAAAAGTCCCGCATTCTGGGCATCTTTTATAATTGTGATTATTGGTATCATCGGCGTTACATTTTTCAAACAGGATTTTTCGACAAAGGCATCTGCGATAGGAATTGTTTTAACGTTGGGCTTTGCGATTAGCTGGGCGGTTTATACAATCGCGATAAAGGTGCTTCTCAAGAACGAGGATTCGACCGCGAGTTTCGCGGTAGTTTCCGTTTACACTGCGATAGGCCTTGGCATTTTGGCTTTCTGGTTCGGCAAACCTTCGCAATGCACCGGCTTTTCGCCATTTATCTGGTTCTTGTTAATCTTAAGTTCGTTGACAAGTATTACGACCTCACATATCACATTTTACGCATCGATAAAAAGAATTGGCTCGACTATTCCAACGCTGGTTGTGCTTGCCCAGCCGTTTCTTGTGCTGCTGGTTTCCGGCCCGTTGTTTGGCGAACGCCTGATTGCCCCGCAGTGGTTTTTCGGAATATTACTTATTGTCGGCGCTGCACTTGCAATAAGATCGCAGGGTAGCTTGAAAAATGACTCCTGA
- a CDS encoding metalloregulator ArsR/SmtB family transcription factor, which yields MDRKHKKLVYEKQAEILKALAHPVRIAILDFLKDGEQCVCYIAEYVASERSNVSKHLSILESCGILESRKEGLNMIYSLKAKCIMEFFHCITNCLKQEAKDSEKLLKVL from the coding sequence ATGGATAGAAAACATAAAAAACTGGTTTATGAAAAACAGGCTGAAATCTTGAAGGCTCTTGCGCATCCGGTTCGTATCGCGATACTTGATTTTCTAAAAGATGGCGAACAATGTGTCTGTTACATAGCCGAGTATGTCGCGTCAGAACGTTCGAATGTTTCAAAGCATCTTTCAATACTGGAGTCCTGTGGAATTCTTGAATCCCGCAAGGAAGGTTTGAATATGATTTATAGCTTAAAGGCTAAATGTATTATGGAATTTTTCCATTGCATAACGAATTGTCTCAAACAGGAAGCGAAAGATAGTGAAAAGCTTTTGAAGGTATTATGA
- a CDS encoding cation-translocating P-type ATPase, translating to MKKNDNAAKYREIAVLSIVPCAVGVLIAASWALAHWEICPNFLNAGLALFATLFGGYLRFVTGFKDIFKRKITVNVFVTVALIATIAVGEFRAAAVIVFIMAVAGALESYTLDKTRRSIRNLLDLTPKTAMIRRDNDEVNIPVSEIQIGDIAVVRPGGRIPVDGIVIAGQSSVNQAPITGESMPVEKFKGSEVYGGTLNETGRLEIKTTKIGNDTTLARIVHLVEQAQGTKAPIQNLADRFTTWFLPAVLVLAIIAFLISGNVKVAVSVLLVACPCAFAIATPTAVTAGISNMARHAVLIKGGIFLELAQKIDVLLVDKTGTFTFGKPKVVDVIAFEDISEEDVLRLAAIAEKYSEHPLARSVMARAKECGIIVPDPNDFNIEVGMGVTARLDGKEILVGNNNFLKDKGVCVAEHIEYAISEQTELGRKTVLVAHDMKPVGLIAIADEIRPQTTRAIASLKAMGIKKIIMLTGDNQRVAKSVAEEIGVDDFQAELLPEHKLQYVEKLQKQGNVVGMIGDGINDAPALALADVGIAMGAAGTDVAVETADITLMNDDLSQVVNFMDMSKKVLRRIKLNIFFSMFYNIIGFILAGFGMLTPIVAVLFQEAGCITVVFSSTLLLWAKTESLQKNNVSQCV from the coding sequence ATGAAAAAAAATGATAATGCTGCCAAATACAGGGAAATAGCGGTACTTAGCATAGTTCCTTGTGCAGTCGGCGTTTTAATTGCGGCCAGTTGGGCATTGGCACATTGGGAAATATGTCCAAATTTTCTGAACGCGGGCTTAGCCCTTTTTGCTACTCTGTTCGGCGGGTATCTGCGATTCGTTACCGGCTTCAAAGATATTTTCAAACGGAAGATAACTGTCAATGTATTTGTAACTGTCGCTCTTATTGCCACTATTGCAGTTGGTGAGTTTCGGGCAGCAGCGGTCATCGTGTTTATTATGGCAGTAGCGGGTGCGCTTGAGTCTTATACTCTTGACAAAACTCGCAGAAGCATAAGAAACCTGCTGGATCTTACGCCCAAAACAGCAATGATACGCCGCGATAATGACGAAGTTAATATTCCTGTCAGCGAAATCCAAATTGGTGATATTGCGGTTGTCAGACCCGGAGGTCGAATTCCTGTCGATGGTATTGTGATAGCAGGCCAAAGCAGCGTCAATCAAGCTCCCATTACGGGTGAGTCAATGCCTGTTGAAAAGTTTAAGGGCAGCGAAGTATATGGCGGGACTCTGAATGAGACAGGCCGACTTGAAATTAAAACTACAAAGATTGGCAACGATACTACACTTGCCCGAATCGTTCATCTTGTAGAACAAGCTCAAGGGACAAAGGCTCCAATTCAAAATCTTGCCGACCGTTTCACAACATGGTTTTTGCCTGCGGTACTGGTCTTGGCAATCATAGCCTTCTTAATATCCGGTAATGTCAAAGTTGCCGTTTCGGTTCTTTTAGTTGCCTGTCCATGTGCTTTTGCGATTGCTACCCCAACGGCAGTAACTGCCGGCATATCTAATATGGCTCGCCATGCTGTTCTTATTAAAGGCGGGATATTTCTGGAGCTTGCTCAAAAAATAGATGTCCTTCTTGTAGATAAGACCGGCACGTTTACCTTTGGAAAACCGAAAGTGGTCGATGTGATTGCTTTCGAAGACATATCAGAAGAAGATGTTCTCCGTTTGGCTGCGATAGCTGAAAAGTATTCAGAACATCCATTGGCCAGGTCTGTTATGGCTCGTGCAAAGGAGTGCGGCATTATTGTTCCTGACCCCAATGATTTCAACATTGAAGTTGGAATGGGGGTTACTGCCCGATTAGATGGTAAGGAAATTTTAGTTGGCAATAATAATTTCTTGAAAGACAAAGGTGTTTGTGTTGCCGAGCATATCGAATATGCGATTTCGGAGCAAACCGAGCTGGGCAGAAAAACTGTTCTTGTAGCCCATGATATGAAACCGGTTGGCTTGATTGCTATTGCTGACGAGATTCGACCCCAGACTACCCGTGCTATTGCATCCCTGAAAGCCATGGGCATTAAAAAAATCATTATGCTTACCGGAGACAATCAAAGGGTTGCTAAATCTGTCGCAGAAGAAATCGGCGTTGATGATTTTCAGGCCGAGCTTCTTCCGGAACATAAATTGCAATATGTGGAAAAATTGCAGAAACAGGGAAATGTTGTCGGAATGATTGGCGATGGCATAAATGATGCACCGGCATTAGCCTTGGCCGATGTTGGCATTGCGATGGGTGCAGCGGGAACCGATGTGGCTGTTGAAACAGCAGATATAACTTTGATGAATGATGATTTATCCCAGGTTGTAAATTTCATGGATATGTCAAAGAAGGTTTTAAGGCGTATTAAACTCAATATCTTCTTTTCTATGTTCTACAATATAATCGGTTTTATTCTTGCCGGTTTTGGGATGCTTACGCCTATAGTAGCGGTTCTCTTTCAGGAAGCGGGTTGTATTACCGTAGTATTCAGTTCGACACTGCTATTGTGGGCAAAAACGGAATCTCTGCAAAAAAACAATGTTTCACAGTGTGTATAA
- the purE gene encoding 5-(carboxyamino)imidazole ribonucleotide mutase, whose product MANNKTVAVVMGSDSDMPVMKSCIDKLKDFGIEPVVRIISAHRTPDIAVEFAESAAKNGIKIIIAAAGMAAHLAGALAARSALPIIGVPLAAAEGPAGIDALLSTVQMPPGVPVASMAIGKAGATNAAVFAIQILALADEKIAKKLDDFRKAQRQKVIEKDSAM is encoded by the coding sequence ATGGCAAATAACAAGACGGTCGCGGTAGTAATGGGTTCAGATTCGGATATGCCTGTGATGAAGTCCTGCATTGATAAGCTGAAGGATTTCGGCATTGAGCCGGTAGTTCGTATTATTTCAGCTCACAGAACGCCTGACATTGCCGTCGAGTTTGCCGAGTCCGCCGCGAAGAACGGCATAAAGATTATCATTGCCGCCGCCGGTATGGCCGCTCATTTGGCCGGTGCTCTTGCCGCAAGGTCGGCACTGCCGATTATTGGCGTTCCGCTCGCCGCTGCCGAGGGCCCCGCGGGTATCGATGCGTTGTTAAGTACTGTTCAAATGCCGCCGGGCGTTCCCGTTGCTTCAATGGCGATTGGTAAAGCAGGCGCGACAAACGCTGCTGTTTTCGCAATTCAGATTCTCGCTCTCGCTGATGAAAAGATTGCGAAGAAGCTCGACGATTTCAGAAAAGCCCAAAGGCAAAAAGTTATCGAAAAAGATTCCGCAATGTAA